The genomic window AAAAAAGACCAAAATCCTTTCTGTCCGGAAATCAGTTGTCTGTACCCTGAGACAAGGAGGGTAAAATACAGGCTGTTTTATTGAAATGACACTCTTCTGGTTTGTaatgaaaaaatgcaacaaataaGGCAGGGGTTGaagttgttggggtttgtttgggagCCGGCACAGCCCATCTGTGCTGCGCCAGGCTGAGAGGAGCCACAAGTCTCAAAGGTGATATTTCAGTTCCTGCTCTGAATGTGCTTCCCCCTTATCCAGAAACACCTCTGCTCTCACTCAGTTCTCACAGAGTTTCTGCTGTGTGTGGAAACTGAGAGAATCCCCAGTCCCAGCATGGCTGCAGGGCTTCTCGGGTCACCACAGTCTGCTGGGAAAGCTCTGGCTCCCTTCTCGCCTTCTCTCCAGTAGCCTGGCCCATGGTGGGGCAGCCCCTGGGCCAGTGGTGTCCCCCCACAGCAAGACAGCACCAGGACGGTGACGGTGGCAGCTGGCAGGGGTCTACCAGGAGCTGCCCCTCCATCTGCAGCCCCATGCCTCCACCCtgccagcattccccacacacCGTCAGCCCTAATGGGGGTGGGATGTGCCTGGTCGTAGCAGAGGGAAGATGCTCTGTCAGAGCCCCCACTGCAGCTCTCTAGTTCCCCTCTCCGTCTACACCCGCTCGCTCGTGGGTGCCAGTGCAGCTGGAGGCTCCAAACCTGGCGACAGGCACTGCTGAGCATGGGCGGCACTGGGGAGCCCTTGGTCCCAGGGGACCCACTCGCGACAGGGGCAGCTTTGTGGGGCACCGGGGTGCGCAGCTCTGTGGGTGGGCAGCTGCTCCACGCTGCGAACCTGGCCTggtccctgccctgtccccactGTGCGCAGGGACCCCCTGCGCTGGGACCCCCGTGCCTCGCAGGGGTTGCTGTGGCTGCAAAGCCGGGGCTGGGAACAGCAACCCCGGCGAGAGGTTGTGCAAGAAGGGGGGACCCGGGAGGGCACGGGCGGCCAGTGTTGAAATTCCATGCTCTTACAGAAAAGCCCCCGGGCAGAATTCCTGACAGGGGTGATTCATCCCCCACTGGAAGCGATGACTTTGCCTCTCCAGTAAACGCTCTGTTCAGCAGGGTGCCACTGCTCTGTCCTGCCACCCGCTGTGGGGTGACAGGGCTGCCCTGAGCACCGCAGGCAGCACCGGGGGTGCTGAGGAGGGCTGGAGGCACAGTGGCCGACTGGGAGCCAactgctgggcagcagagcGGTGGGCACCAAAGGCAAAACTGAATCCTCGGCTCGGTGCCCCGGCTGCCACCCAAACGCAGTACAGGCCATTGCTGTTGCCAGGTGCTTTGGGGGCCCCATCTCCCGCTGGTGAGGGCACACGGGACAGCCTTTTCCAGGAAGCAGGCGagggcagccaggctgtggaGTTCCCGACAGCAGCTCTGGTTTTAATAACAGCAAATCAATGGATGCCCGGTTCTGGCCAGAACAAactcctctgcttcctccctggCCTCCCCCTCCGGTGGCTTCCCCACAGGGCAAAACAACCCATGTGAGAGCCCCAACTCTGGCCATGGCACATGGGGTTCTGCATGCTGATGGTCcacacctgcctgccctgccgGCTGCAGCCTGTCCCGGCACGCTGCCTGCACTTCCAGCCCCGCTGTAGCAAGGGAAAGTTGGGGGTCCTCAGTGCTCCTGCTCACCTCTGCTGTGCCCACCCCCTACACAGGAGGgtgctgcctgcagggctgctccgTGGCTGggcattcccagctgctccagcatcttgccttcccagctcagccccgcACTGTGATTCCGCCTCCTCCCCGTGGCTTTGCACAAACCTCGCGCTTGCTTTGTGCTTGTTTTGAGAACAGATTAGTCATGGCTCTGAGCTGGCTTCCAGCAAATGCACAACAGCACCATGGAAAAACGAGAACAGTGAAGTGATGACTCAGCAGGGCTCCCACTCTGTCCCTGGGGTGCCAACTGTCCCTGCTCCTGACTGGCCCCGAGCACCAGTGAGGACCACCCGGGGATGCCGCAGCTGGGCCGGGGTGGGTGGGCGATGGCAGGAAAGACCCAGGGGCAGCACCTGCCTGCCTGGAAGCTGCAGTGGTGCTGGCAGGGTGGGACACCAGGTCCTTGGGGGTGACAGGcagcctcctctccttcccctgccccctcCTGCACCTGGTGGGTGGGGACTCCCCTCCAGCCTGCTGGCACCTTGCTGTCCCAAACCCCCACTGTGCGTGTGGCTGGAACATCCCACTGCCGGCAGCTCTAGCTCAGCGCCCAGCAGGACCGCTGGGTTCTGGGGATGCCACAATGATGGGTGGCTGCTAGGATCCTGCCAGGACCTCAGCGGGCTGGGGATCCCCGGCTGTGTGGTCTCAGCAGTCAACCCTGGACACTCGGGCCCTCCTGGCCGCCACCTGCGCGCCAGTGACGGGAACTCCCGGGGCGGGCCCTTACCGTACCTCACACCTTGCTCcgcagcccttccctgccctgccctggctggctGCCCGGCAGCACAGCGTGTTGCCAAGCCTCCTTGCCAGGTGGCTTATCGTGATCCCATGGCGCTGGACACCAACTGGTGTCGGCTGCCAAGGATGAACAATGTAATTACTGGAATTACAGTAAAGTGCTCCTGTTCCCACTCATTAAATGCTGAGACAGGGCTCCTGGGTCCTTCTGGGGAGcatctgctccagctgtgccctcTGCCAGCCACACACCCCATCGTCGCCCAAGTGGCGCCACTGGCACCCATCACCCCTCACCCAGCTGGTGTGGCTCGAGTTGCTCTCTGCTGATGGCTGCCAGGCTGGTGGGGACCTTCAGGCCCTCCAGCATTGTGCACTGGTGAGGAGGGGGCAGGcaaggagggcagggctggattgCAGACACAGGGTCCCACACTGGGGAGCTCCATCCCCAGCCACATGTGTGGCTCTGCCACTGCTGGCTCCTGTGCCGCGGCTGAGGCCAGGACGGATGTGAGGccaagggatgctccagggctaGGGTTTGGCACCTGCCCatggctgctctgccagggtCATCTGAGGACTCTGCACTGTGCTGGGCAAGCACACCCCAGgcagctggcagcctgctgcCAGAGCACCCACAGGGACCTCCCATGACGTGCTGGAGTGACCATAGCCAGTGGTTGGCACATCACTGCTCCCTGTGAGTGCAGGTGCAGGAGCAGCATAGCCCTGGGCCCGGGtctctgccagggagcagagagctgaggccgggggggctggggcagagcagctcgCATAGCTGCTGATGGAAGGAGTGAGGaatctgcagctgctggctcccTGGAGCTGGCCGCGGGTCTGGCTAGGGAAGCGGCAACAAAGTAGGGTTTCCATGGGGATGTACACAGcctgctgggctcagctgcaACCCGAAATACTTCCTGGCCTGGGCACAgggtcctgctgccaccccctgctccctgcctgctaGTAGCCCTGCCTGGTCCAGGGAGAGCCAGGGCCAAGCCAGCCCCCATGGTTCCCCCATACACCAAGGCTTGGGGCCAGGTCACCGGCAGCTGAGCTGCTACCAGGACAGGGACTTCAAGCAGTACAGAGTGCAGAGGCCCAAGATGAGGGGCAGCTGTGGAACTGAGGGGCTCTGGGGACAtagagctgcagccctgctcctcctccagcGCAAGCAGCTGTCTCTTGTCCTGGGCCTGCATCTGGGACCaccagtgccagccctgggctctgccacaGAGCTCATGCTTGTGCTTCCCGGCAGCACACGGGGAGCAGATGTCCCAGTCCCTGTTCCCAACCGTCCCCGTGGCcctggcctgcagaggaattgCCACGTAAGGAGCAGGTGGTGCCATTTACAGTAagtccccagctgctgcacagcccttTCCTGCATTCTACTGGGAAATGTAGTGGTAGATGTGGGAATGtcctggtgctgcagagccAAGCAGGAAGAAGTGCGTGAGGGGAGTGCCACAAGGTCGGTGTGTTCACAGCAAgctccctgcctggctctgccgCCCAGTGACCTCTGGTGCTGTGTCCACTGCCACCTTCCTTGGGGtcctggtgtggggctggggagcctTCACTGGTCTGTGACCAGTTGGGTTTTCTGCATGGTTGGTGTAGCCACAACAGAGCTGTGGTGCTGGCCGagccctctgctgctgtgctggggctcgCTGCCCGCAGCAATCACCGGCTGCAGTGGTTTCCTGTTTTGGCTCTGCAGAGGCTGGTACACACCAGAGCAGGTTTCCTGCACCCCTGACCCAACAGGGTTGAGGTTCACCATCCCAGCGGACACTTCCTTCTTGTGCCAGtaatgagccagcagtgtgatGGGAAGCACTGGTGGCTACCCTGCACCCCATGGGGAGGCCAGGCTGAGGCAGGACAGGTGGtcaggcaggggctgtggggcagcagcctgtccctgcctgaCCACCCTTCTGTACCCCAGCACCTTGTCAGGCTCTCCCTGGGCCTGGTGCTCTCACCCTGCTCTGCATGGCCACCTTCACAGCATGGAGAGCTGATGGCACTGGGGACATGCTATGCTTACAGCTGCACTGAgttctgctggtgctgcttggtgcccagccccaggagaTCTGGGGTGTGGAGAGGTGCAGGACCCCAACGTCCCAGCCCTGTTTCTGGAGCCCTGTGCAAATTCTGGTCTGGCTCCTGGCACCATCACACGGTGTCAGGGTCTGATCACCCTGGTAACATCTTCCCCATCCAGGAACCCTCCCAGGGGAAGCTCAGCTGCCCTGGCCCTGGTGAAGGGCAGAGGGGAACTGGCTGTGGGACATGCTTGATAGGCTGCTTATGAAACGCAGGGCCAAGTCCgctcagctgctctggagcagtgAGAGGTTTGTGAAACCTTCAGCAGGGATTTGCCCGCCGGCCGCTGCGTCACTGCTGCCGCGAGCTTGGCTTTATTCCAAGAAACCCGTGGGGCTGGCGGAACTTCCCGGATTCTCGACTCAGCCGCGGGTTGCAGCACCGTGAGGGAAGAGGCCCTTGGTCGGCAATGCCAGGGCCCTTCTGGGAAGCGAagaagctggggctgttccCACAGAGATGGGAAGGCTGGGCTCTGGCTGGGGGGACTTGGACAGGGTCACTGTGGGCAGCCTGGCTGCCGTCCCTGGGGGCAGCTTCCCACTCTGCCCCACCATGGGGTGCTGTGAACCCCTTGCTCTGTTAGGAGGGCTGGGTGTGCTCATAAACCCCCAGGACCCTCTTTTCCCATCCTCTCATTTGCCTCATCCTGCATGGGAGTGGTGATACTCTGCAAGGTgatgctcctgccagctgggggctgctgtgccTACAGCACTGCTCCCCCCCCATCACTGGCACGGGGCTGGGAGTCACCGGTGCTGCCGGGAGCCCTAAAGTCAGGGGTGTGCCTCAGCAGGGCCTGGCGGGCAGCCACCCGTGCGCGTGGACATTCCTTGCATAGCTGTAGCGGGTGCCTGGGCAGGCCACGGCACTTCCTGGCAGCCCGTGTGCCACAGCCCCACATAGCGGCCCCAAAATAGTCACTGGGACTGTGCCATGCCCACAGCCTGGACCGGCACACTCACCATCCCTCTGGTCCGGGCTGATTCCTGAGGAAATTCTTTTCCCAGCAGCCGGGGTTCCCCGGGGTGGGCGGGAGCACTGTGCATGATGCCAGGCATAATGCTGACAGCGTGGAGATGCAGACTGGGGCCTGGGCACAGCgcacctgggcacagcctgctcctcacagccgggggctctggggggctgACCCGCTCCTAAAGGATCACCCACATCCCTGGATGCAGCTCTTCAGCAAGGCACCATACTGCACACCAGCCAAATGGAGCTGCAGGTTTATTGCCCATGCCCCCAGCAACAGGGACCAGGCACTTCTGGGGGCAACGACATCCCCAGGAGAATTGAATCCTCTCCTGTCCCTCGGGCATCTGTGCCTGGCTGGGATTTCgcttttctctctgtgctgtggggGTGAGCAGGATCATGGCACCCCTTATCCTGAGCCCTCTACACTCCGAGAGGGAGCTCCTGAAGACCCGTTCCTACCCATGCCTCtcagttcctgcagctcctcaccctGGCGTGCGCCAAAACAGGTCTGGGGGAAGGCAGGACTCGCTCGGCACTTCACAAACACTGCActggggctgtgccacaggCCAGCCTTGGCCACCAGCTCGGCTTCTCCTGTGCCCAGGGCCATGTCTGCTGTCCCGTAGTTGCGCTATGTGTGCGAGCCGGGAGCAGATCCCATCCTCATGGCTTGGCTGGCAGAGCAACGTCGAAGGGCTCAGACATACCTGAGTGCTGGGGCAGAGTTTACGCACGCCGGGCTGAGTCACCGCGGCGGGATCACCCGGCAtggacagcagctccaggaaacGGCGCTTACGTGGTGTAAACACATCCCAGCATTGTGCCGGGGCCAAGTGGCCCCAGGGGTGCAAGAGAGAAATCAAATCAGATCTGAcgtttttcattaaaaaatagtgCTCTTTATTATAAATtatggaaacattttctttctgaatataaatataaatatgtgcAAAGTTTCATCtgagtttggttttggttgaaTTTTCAAGCATCGTTTTGCTCAGCCCTCAAGGCTGGAGGTGAAGATGGAATCTTTATAAAAGACAGTGATTCATGTTGGCCTGTAAACATCCctttggttaaaaaaataagaataaaaattaaaaaaagccagaaaacccaaccacttctctgggcagacGCAGAAAAGCACTCACGAGATGACACGCTCCAGGGGATCATCCTGCTGCGTTCCTGCGGGAATTGGTGCCCTACAGAGCAGCATAGCCGGGGTCTGTGGGAGTGGCTGGGCAGAGGTGGGTGTGACTCTAGGGAGTAACGGCCCGGGGTCCTCGAGGTGATCCTTGCAGATGCGGTTGTGTGGGACTCAGCAGCATCGGGACGCGACgcttctcctccagcttcaCAGCACATCAGCAGGACCATCATTGTGCAGCATCACCAGTGGATGTGCGCTAACCCAGACCGCGGGGCAGGGACGATATTAAGGCTTAGTCCCCTGGAAAATGGCAACGTGGGGACAAAGGCATTGACCTCTTAGTCTGGGGCTTGGTGTGAAAGGAGCTTCCACCTACAAGGAGGCAGCAAGAGGTACAGTACGGGCGAAAAACACCTTCCCCTTAAAACTGAGGAAAAGCGATCAGGCACTCCTGGACTCCAGTGCTTTCCATTTCTGAGGGTGGAAGGGGCTCTCGCCAGGACACCCCCAggatggggctggcagggcgCACGTTCCCCCGTGCTGCGGGAGCTGTCCTGGCTGCCCAAGCCCACAGGGGCTTTGCCAATGGGTTCACTGTAGTATCCACAGTCTGGTTGGAGCCATCTCCTTCCCTTTGGAGAGGAGGTGTCACGCTTGCTTGGGGAGTCCCCTCAGCACCAAGGGTGCCCAGCTATGCTGGCCACAGCCCTGAGCCCGTGGCAGCTTGCCCCAgttccccctctctccttcctggaCGGAGAGGCTTGGCatgccctgccagctcctgtgcCGCTGAGGCATTGTGCCTTGTCCCCTGTTCTTGTGCTTGTAGCATGTGACCATGCTCTGCTGGCCCCTTAGAGAGGGGCATCGTACTGGTCCAGGAACTCCTTGATGGGGGCCGGCAGCTGAGTCATCTTCTCATAGGAGTCCAGGTGCCCGTTGACGGTCTTGCggcagaggtgctgcagggTGGAGACACTAGAGGAGAGCGGGCGGCTCAGCACCAGGGGGATCTTCTCGCCACCTGAGTAGATGTAGTAGGTGcgcttggggtgcagggccccCTCCGGCTGCTCGGGGACGGCACAGGGTGTGGGCGGCATGTAGTGATGGACCAGCTTGAGCACGCAGTCAAAGCGGGGCACGggctggctgctgtggggaTCACTCTGCAGGGAGAAGCTGCCGCCCTCGCACTGGATGCGCAGGTTCTTGGTGCCCGACTCCGTCTTGACGCTGAGGGTGAAGAAGTGCCTCTGGTCTGAGCTGTCCCTGATGAGGAAGGTGCCAGCCGGCtcagtgctcagcagcaggtTGGCCTCGCCACCTGTCACCGTGCTCCAGTAGAAGCCGCTCTCCTGCAGCTTGCGTACGGTGTTCACCACCAGCTGGTACTCGCTCTTGGAGCTGAACGTCTTGAGGCGCAGGCTGGTGTCGAGGGGGCGGCTCATCCCGGCGGCGGGGAACTTGCTGTGGGTGACCATGGCGCAGGGAGCCAGCTTCGTGTGctctggatgctgctgccagcagcagccgctGCTACACCATCACCTGCGGCAGAGGGAGCGGTGAGCCCCGGCACTCCGGTCCCCGACTCTCCCTTCCCGGGAACACCTGCACCCCCGGTCCCTGGCTGTTATCCTCCCGCAGCAACAGCGCTCCCGGTCCCCGGCaatccccttccccagctctcatCTCCCAGAAAAACCGgcagcccccctccccagctctttCTTCCCGGGAACCGGCAGCTCCCATCCCTGGCTCTTCCTTCACAGGGAAGCCGGCAGCCCCCGTTCCCGGCTACTGTCCTCCCGCGGCACCGGCACCCCCCGTCCCCAGCTCTTCCTTCCCGGGAGCACTGGCACACCTGCGGTCTCCCGCTCTCTCCCCTCTCTAGGAGCACCGCTTCTGATGGTCTCCTGCTCTCTCACTCCCGGGGACACATCGTTACCCCAGGCCGCCGGTTATCGCCCCGCTGGGGCACCAACATGCCCGGCGatccccttccctgggcagcaccgGCATTCCCGGTCCTCGGCGATCGCCCCCCCGAAGGTCCCGGCATCCCCGGCtgtccccccttcccctccGGGACTCCCTCCCGCGGCCGTACCTGGGGCGCGGGAGCCGGTCTTGGCGGCAGAGCGGGGCCGGTGCGCGGCGGCGAAGCTGCCGAAGCGGCCCGGGGCGGCCTCTTATAGCAGGCGCAACGCCCGCCCTCGGGTTCCTGGAACTGCGCGGCTTCTTGTAACGCGGCGGCaccgcccgcgccccgcccggcccggcccggcccggccccccgGCGCCTcgccagcccctgctctgccagccccggGCCCCCGGCCTGGCCCCaccggccccagccccggcccttccagctccggccccggccccgacAGCCCTTTCTGGGCAGGGCGGCTACCCCCGCCCCTCGGCctgcagagaaagggagagCCCCGGTCCGGCCCCCCCGGGGGCCTTCGCCGTCCCGCGCCTCTGCCGGGGCCCTGATGAGGAGTTTGGGCTCGGCTGATGGGGGGTACACCGGGGGGGGGGCACACTAGGGGAGAAGGGACACTGAGGGGTTACACGGAGCGGGGGCTGCCACCGTGCCGTGGGGCAGCAGGTCCCACATTCCGACGTTGCCAGCCCTGATTTCCAGGCCAACGTGCTAGGCTGCCGCCAGCCCCGGCCGCGCCTCCTTGGGGGACCCACGGGGGACCCTCGGTCTGGAGACCACCAGGGGGAATCCGCTTGCGGGGTTGTGCAGCGGCTACCGGCTCCGCAGCTGCTCGATCTCCGCGCCCGAGCCCCGCTTCGGGCGGCGGTGGCTCCGGGAGCCCCCGGACACTCCGTACAGTTGGTGCTTTGGCCGGTCTGCGGGGCCAGGTGGGCTGGTGGGGAGCCCGGCACGGCGGAGGCCCGCTGCCCCTGGCAGCTCCCCCGGGGCTCTGCCCTAGGGGCTTCCTCACccctccgccccgccccgggcccgcAGCCAGAGCCCCGGTGGGGACGGTGCCCGGCGGGAGGAGCGGCGCCGgagctcccctccccacccgTTTGGCAATTGTTTGTTCCGAGCTCGCACACAACCCGAGCTCTGTCCGtgggtttattttaaacagtttaATTTGCCCCGGAGGAGCGGCCACTGCCCGGCAGAGACCAACCCAGTGCGGCAGTTCTGGGAAGCCGCTCCGGCGAACCGgctgctctgaaatgcaaacGAGCCCCGGAGCGCTGCCGGGGCGGGCAGGGGATAGCGGGGGACGGACGGGCTGGGAGCACGACGCGGCTCCGGGGTCTCCCGGCGGGACCGGCTCCCCGTATGGAGACCCGGCGGGGGGACCCGCGGTCCCCGGGCTCCGCCTCGCCCCGTCTGCGGGGCGGCGAACGCCGGTTCCGCCGCGGGCAAGAGCCGTGTACGTCCCTTCGGAGCCGttcggccgggccggggctcgCCCCGGGGGGAGAAGAGAGACCGGGAGGGTAACATCGCCGAGGCGGCGATGTGGCTCCGCGTTAGCCCGTCCCACGTGTGCGGGACCAGGGCAGCCGCGGCCCGGCACCGCCGGACACCGAACCCTTCCTGAGCTCCTCCCGGACCCTTCCCGGCCGTCCGCCCGCTGCGGACTCCGCGCTCGCAGGCCGGGCGGGATGGCGGGGAACGGCGGACACGCCGCGTGCCCGGGCCGGGGGCCCGGTAGGCGCGGGTcgggcccgggcggggcgggcagcGGCGCGGAAGCGGAAGGCGGTGTCGCCATGGCAGCGCGGAAGCGGAAGGCGCGGGCgatggcggcgggcggcgcggcgctGTGGCGGCGGTTCTCGGCCTGGCTGCCACGGGGCCGCCTCGGCCTGACCGCGCTGCTCGGCCGCCTCTCCGACCGCCTCTCCCGCGGTCGCGACCGCCGCACCCGCAGGTA from Corvus hawaiiensis isolate bCorHaw1 chromosome 19, bCorHaw1.pri.cur, whole genome shotgun sequence includes these protein-coding regions:
- the SOCS3 gene encoding suppressor of cytokine signaling 3; this encodes MVTHSKFPAAGMSRPLDTSLRLKTFSSKSEYQLVVNTVRKLQESGFYWSTVTGGEANLLLSTEPAGTFLIRDSSDQRHFFTLSVKTESGTKNLRIQCEGGSFSLQSDPHSSQPVPRFDCVLKLVHHYMPPTPCAVPEQPEGALHPKRTYYIYSGGEKIPLVLSRPLSSSVSTLQHLCRKTVNGHLDSYEKMTQLPAPIKEFLDQYDAPL